The following are encoded in a window of Phragmites australis chromosome 22, lpPhrAust1.1, whole genome shotgun sequence genomic DNA:
- the LOC133904496 gene encoding protein FAR1-RELATED SEQUENCE 5-like → MSMWEGCNAMMEVVRELDHWVVSKLEKAHNHDLGTCSKVGYPRTRCFLGASEKVAMVSPDGMALLRQNVLGEGGDVQGLLYYLKNMQANDPAFFHAIQVDKNGCVVNVFWVDARAKAAYRHFGDAITFDTTSKKNKYMMPFVTFSGVNHHLQPIIFGSALLMEETEFSFVWLFETWLAAMGVKAPCSLVTDQNRAMKAAVGKVFPDSCHRFCKWNILSRTKQKLTHVYTEHPTLRDELESCVLESETISTFETTWTSIIDNYDLRKNSWLQAIYNIREKWVPLYPMDTFFADISPRQKLETMNDFYKKYFNTKTTLEVFLNQFDLSMANRYEDEAKADMDGYLNKATTKTASLIEKQAASTYTKAVFSKFREEFTESLGYIIEKTKDGCISKYSITKMKIYETHST, encoded by the coding sequence ATGTCTATGTGGGAAGGTTGCAATGCTATGATGGAGGTGGTTAGGGAGTTGGATCATTGggttgtctccaagcttgagaaGGCTCACAACCATGACCTTGGCACTTGTAGCAAGGTGGGGTATCCTCGCACAAGATGTTTTCTTGGTGCCTCTGAGAAGGTGGCTATGGTGAGCCCTGATGGGATGGCACTTCTTAGGCAGAATGTTCTTGGGGAAGGAGGAGACGTGCAGGGCCTCCTTTATTATCTCAAGAATATGCAAGCCAATGACCCTGCTTTCTTCCATGCCATACAGGTTGACAAGAATGGTTGTGTGGTGAATGTTTTCTGGGTTGATGCTAGGGCCAAAGCAGCTTATAGGCATTTTGGTGATGCTATCACATTTGACACGACGAGCAAGAAGAACAAGTATATGATGCCCTTTGTTACTTTCTCAGGAGTAAACCATCATCTGCAGCCTATTATTTTTGGATCTGCATTGCTTATGGAAGAGACTGAGTTCTCATTTGTGTGGCTGTTTGAAACATGGCTAGCTGCAATGGGAGTGAAGGCACCATGCTCATTAGTCACTGACCAAAACAGGGCCATGAAGGCTGCAGTTGGAAAGGTTTTTCCAGATTCCTGTCACCGTTTCTGCAAGTGGAATATTTTGAGTAGAACCAAGCAGAAACTAACCCATGTATACACAGAACATCCAACCCTACGAGATGAGCTTGAAAGCTGTGTTCTTGAGTCTGAAACTATCTCTACGTTCGAAACAACTTGGACATCAATCATTGATAATTATGACTTGAGAAAGAATTCATGGCTTCAAGCAATATACAATATCCGTGAAAAATGGGTTCCTTTGTACCCGATGGATACATTCTTTGCAGACATATCCCCCAGACAGAAATTAGAAACCATGAATGATTTCTACAAGAAGTATTTCAATACAAAAACAACACTTGAAGTTTTTCTTAATCAGTTTGATTTGAGCATGGCAAATCGATATGAGGATGAAGCAAAAGCAGATATGGATGGTTACTTAAATAAGGCAACTACAAAAACCGCATCGCTAATAGAAAAACAGGCAGCAAGCACCTACACAAAAGCAGTCTTCAGTAAGTTTCGGGAGGAATTTACAGAGTCTTTGGGGTATATCATTGAGAAAACTAAAGATGGCTGCATAAGCAAATACAGCATCACAAAGATGAAGATTTATGAGACACATTCTACGTGA